One segment of Paraburkholderia sp. PREW-6R DNA contains the following:
- a CDS encoding NAD(P)-dependent oxidoreductase, giving the protein MSAALLPDTPRAGFCGIGKMGEPMALRLLAAGHALSVWNRSADKLTHLQEQGAQVSGSPERLAAQCDVVMLCLGDAQAVEEVVFGEHGLACAANAPRILLDHSTIAPDATRRFAQRWHERTGGMWIDAPVSGGTAGAAAGTLAIMCGGEPAAIAAVEPVLRAYASRVTRMGATGAGQATKLANQAIVVTTIAGIAEACVLAQRAGIDAAAMPTALQGGWADSVLLQTLLPRMLTPPANPSGTIRTMLKDLDAVAQLAHDSHAPLRAVGEVRKLLQEAVGQGRGEDDISQIVRVLLDQAVSPSC; this is encoded by the coding sequence ATGAGCGCAGCGTTGCTCCCGGACACGCCGCGCGCTGGCTTTTGCGGCATCGGCAAGATGGGCGAACCCATGGCGCTCCGGCTGCTGGCCGCGGGCCATGCGTTGAGCGTGTGGAATCGCTCGGCGGACAAACTCACGCATCTGCAGGAACAGGGCGCGCAGGTGAGCGGGTCGCCCGAGCGGCTGGCCGCGCAGTGTGACGTCGTCATGCTGTGCCTGGGCGACGCTCAAGCAGTAGAAGAAGTGGTGTTCGGCGAGCACGGCCTCGCCTGTGCAGCGAATGCGCCGCGTATTCTGCTCGACCATTCGACGATCGCGCCGGACGCCACGCGCCGTTTCGCCCAACGCTGGCACGAGCGGACCGGCGGCATGTGGATCGACGCGCCGGTGTCGGGCGGTACCGCCGGCGCGGCGGCCGGCACGCTTGCGATCATGTGCGGCGGCGAGCCCGCCGCGATCGCCGCGGTTGAACCGGTGCTGCGCGCGTACGCATCGCGCGTGACGCGCATGGGCGCGACGGGCGCGGGGCAAGCGACCAAGCTTGCGAATCAGGCGATCGTCGTGACCACCATTGCCGGCATCGCCGAAGCATGTGTACTGGCGCAGCGCGCCGGCATCGACGCGGCCGCGATGCCCACCGCACTGCAAGGCGGCTGGGCGGATTCAGTGCTGCTGCAAACGTTGCTGCCACGCATGCTGACGCCCCCTGCGAATCCGTCGGGCACGATCCGCACGATGCTCAAGGATCTCGATGCAGTGGCGCAACTGGCGCATGACTCGCATGCGCCGTTACGCGCGGTGGGCGAAGTGCGCAAGCTTTTGCAGGAAGCAGTCGGACAAGGACGCGGCGAAGACGACATCTCACAGATCGTTCGCGTTCTGCTCGATCAGGCGGTCAGTCCGTCATGTTGA
- the ilvD gene encoding dihydroxy-acid dehydratase translates to MSNLHKHRSRTVAEGITRTPHRAFLRATGLDDAAIGKPFVAIVDTFGENTPCSMSLASVSDNVRLGVAAGGGVPIRGSAISVSDGTSMNHSGMRFSLVSREIIADSVEVFVRAHCYDAFVGVAGCDKTLPGILMGMVRVNVPGVFLFGGAMLPGIAPDGTQATILTAIEAVGAAQRGDMSLDTLRGIEKRCTPGAGSCPGQFTANTMAMVAETLGLAPLGSAMVPAVYSERIAIARRAGETVMNTLKNGGPLPRDLVTRKSLENACAAVAATGGSTNAALHIPAIAHEAGIRFTLDDVSEVLARTPLIGDLQPGGKYLALDLYHVGGVPAVLNALLAGGHLHGDTLTQTGETLETALKAFAGPDGRVVRAHNEPLSENAGLVVLRGNLAPDGACLKTAGLKSLVFSGTARVFETEEACMSVVSKRTYQEGDVLVIRNEGPKGGPGMREMLSVTAAIYGQGMGEKVALLTDGRFSGATRGMCIGYVGPEAAAGGPIRLLRDGDRIHIDAHKGTLDVELSDEELARRASETTPFSRGRLGGVLEKYEALVRPANLGAVTHSGGVEWPYEASIGEEDA, encoded by the coding sequence ATGAGCAATCTGCACAAACACCGCTCGCGTACCGTGGCCGAGGGCATCACGCGCACCCCGCATCGCGCGTTTCTGAGGGCAACCGGCCTGGACGACGCCGCTATCGGGAAGCCGTTCGTCGCGATCGTCGATACGTTCGGCGAAAACACACCATGTTCCATGTCGCTCGCGTCGGTGTCGGATAACGTGCGCCTTGGCGTCGCCGCGGGTGGCGGCGTGCCGATTCGCGGCTCCGCGATTTCGGTCTCCGACGGCACGTCGATGAATCATTCGGGCATGCGCTTTAGCCTCGTGTCGCGCGAGATCATCGCGGACAGCGTCGAGGTGTTCGTGCGTGCGCATTGCTACGACGCGTTCGTCGGCGTGGCCGGTTGCGACAAGACACTGCCCGGCATCCTGATGGGCATGGTGCGCGTGAACGTACCCGGCGTGTTCCTGTTCGGCGGCGCGATGCTGCCGGGCATCGCACCGGACGGCACGCAGGCCACGATCCTCACCGCAATCGAAGCAGTGGGTGCGGCGCAACGCGGCGACATGTCGCTCGACACATTGCGCGGCATCGAGAAGCGCTGCACGCCGGGCGCCGGCTCGTGCCCCGGTCAATTCACCGCGAACACCATGGCGATGGTCGCCGAAACGCTCGGCCTCGCGCCGCTCGGTTCTGCGATGGTGCCCGCCGTCTACAGCGAGCGGATCGCCATTGCGCGGCGCGCCGGCGAAACGGTAATGAACACGCTGAAAAACGGCGGCCCGCTGCCGCGCGACCTCGTCACGCGCAAGAGTCTGGAGAACGCCTGCGCGGCCGTGGCCGCGACCGGCGGTTCGACCAACGCCGCGTTGCACATTCCGGCAATCGCGCACGAAGCCGGCATCCGCTTCACGCTCGACGACGTTTCCGAAGTGCTCGCCCGCACACCGCTGATCGGCGACCTGCAACCCGGCGGCAAGTATCTGGCGCTCGATCTGTATCACGTCGGCGGCGTGCCGGCGGTGCTGAACGCGTTGCTCGCGGGCGGCCATTTGCACGGCGACACGCTCACGCAAACCGGCGAGACGCTCGAGACCGCGCTGAAAGCGTTCGCGGGTCCGGATGGCCGCGTCGTGCGTGCGCATAACGAGCCGTTGAGCGAGAACGCTGGCCTCGTCGTGTTGCGCGGCAATCTCGCGCCGGACGGCGCATGTCTGAAGACAGCGGGCCTCAAGTCGCTCGTGTTCAGCGGCACCGCGCGCGTGTTCGAAACCGAGGAGGCGTGCATGTCGGTCGTTTCGAAACGCACTTACCAGGAAGGCGACGTGCTGGTGATTCGCAACGAAGGGCCGAAGGGCGGCCCCGGCATGCGCGAGATGCTCAGCGTGACGGCGGCAATCTATGGTCAGGGTATGGGCGAGAAGGTGGCGCTGCTGACCGACGGGCGCTTTTCCGGCGCGACGCGGGGCATGTGCATTGGTTACGTCGGTCCGGAAGCGGCAGCGGGCGGCCCGATCCGCTTGCTGCGCGATGGCGACCGCATCCATATCGACGCGCACAAAGGCACGCTCGACGTCGAACTGAGCGACGAAGAACTCGCGCGGCGCGCCAGCGAAACGACGCCGTTCTCGCGTGGCCGCCTGGGTGGCGTGCTCGAAAAATACGAAGCGCTGGTGCGCCCCGCGAACCTTGGTGCGGTCACGCATTCGGGTGGTGTGGAATGGCCGTACGAGGCGTCGATCGGCGAGGAGGACGCATGA
- a CDS encoding SDR family oxidoreductase yields the protein MTQQVCMVTGAATGIGAATALRFASAGWAVAIGNFDDSTRDAALAVEAQCRQLGADTLIFDADVGSDADCVAAVHTVASKWQRIDALINCAGTTRFVPHGDLAAIDDAEFERVYRVNLIGMFQMTRAAVPVLRDSSTAAHSASVINISSLASLNGTGSSIAYAASKGAVNTLTLSLARNLAPHIRVNALAPGMVDDGLPRRVLGEEAYARIVDNMTQTAPLKRVSQPGEVADLAWFIVAHAPAMTGQVIALENGLLLNG from the coding sequence ATGACGCAGCAGGTCTGTATGGTCACCGGCGCGGCGACCGGCATCGGCGCAGCAACGGCGCTACGTTTCGCGAGCGCCGGGTGGGCAGTGGCGATCGGCAACTTCGACGACAGCACGCGCGACGCGGCGCTCGCCGTCGAAGCGCAATGCCGCCAACTCGGCGCCGACACGCTGATCTTCGACGCGGACGTTGGTTCCGACGCCGACTGCGTGGCCGCGGTGCACACCGTGGCGTCGAAATGGCAACGCATCGACGCGCTGATCAACTGCGCCGGCACCACGCGCTTCGTGCCGCACGGCGATCTCGCGGCCATCGACGACGCCGAGTTCGAGCGCGTGTATCGCGTGAACCTGATCGGCATGTTCCAGATGACGCGTGCCGCGGTGCCCGTGCTGCGCGATTCGTCGACGGCTGCGCACAGCGCGTCGGTGATCAATATCTCGTCGCTGGCTTCGCTCAACGGTACGGGCTCCTCGATTGCCTATGCCGCGTCCAAGGGCGCCGTCAACACGCTCACGCTGTCGCTCGCGCGCAATCTGGCGCCCCATATTCGCGTGAACGCGCTCGCCCCCGGCATGGTCGACGACGGCTTGCCGCGCCGCGTACTCGGTGAAGAGGCGTACGCAAGGATCGTCGACAACATGACGCAGACCGCGCCGCTCAAGCGTGTGTCGCAACCCGGCGAAGTCGCGGACCTCGCGTGGTTCATCGTCGCGCATGCCCCGGCGATGACCGGCCAGGTGATTGCCCTCGAGAATGGTTTGCTGCTCAACGGCTAG
- a CDS encoding MFS transporter produces the protein MSTPLYGGADRPAAPTEPAQRTALYRKLAWRIVPFLFLAFIVAYIDRVNVSFAKLQMLTDLSLSETVYGAGAGIFFLGYFIFEVPSNLVLHRVGARIWIARIMVTWSIVSCLTMFASGATSFYVLRFLLGVAEAGFFPGIVLYLSTWFPSNKRSQIIALFMAAIPVSGAIGGPVSGWIMQQLAGVQGLAGWKWLFLIEGIASLVVGVAAFFVLHDRIESVSWLSKDEKALLARDLEADAQTRAHQTVRGAFANPKVWLLGLLYFCIAMGNYGLVFWLPTMIRASGVVSVANIGLLSAVPSLISAVAMILIARHADKHDERRVHVAACALLGAAGMVVSVLLGTHVWLSMAALVVAAIGINSIAPVFWGIPTALMGGVGAAAAIAVINCTGNLAGFVSPYVIGFLKDATGQLLPGMIVLACALVLAAVIVLAMPVKRKTV, from the coding sequence ATGAGTACCCCTCTTTACGGCGGGGCCGACAGGCCCGCCGCCCCGACAGAACCCGCGCAACGCACTGCGCTCTATCGCAAGCTCGCGTGGCGCATCGTGCCGTTCCTGTTCCTTGCGTTCATCGTTGCGTATATCGACCGCGTGAACGTGAGCTTCGCCAAGCTGCAGATGCTCACGGATCTGTCGCTGAGCGAAACCGTCTACGGCGCGGGCGCCGGCATCTTCTTTCTCGGCTATTTCATTTTCGAGGTGCCGAGCAACCTGGTTTTGCATCGCGTCGGCGCACGTATCTGGATCGCACGGATCATGGTCACGTGGTCGATCGTCTCCTGTCTGACGATGTTCGCGAGCGGCGCCACGTCGTTCTATGTGCTGCGCTTTCTGCTCGGCGTCGCCGAAGCGGGCTTCTTTCCGGGCATCGTGCTGTATCTGTCGACATGGTTTCCGTCGAACAAACGCTCGCAGATCATTGCGCTGTTCATGGCGGCGATCCCGGTTTCCGGGGCGATCGGTGGCCCGGTGTCCGGCTGGATCATGCAGCAACTCGCGGGCGTGCAGGGGCTTGCGGGCTGGAAATGGCTGTTTCTGATCGAAGGCATTGCGTCGCTGGTGGTGGGCGTGGCCGCCTTTTTCGTGCTGCACGATCGCATTGAATCCGTGAGCTGGCTGTCGAAAGACGAGAAAGCGCTGCTCGCTCGCGACCTCGAAGCCGATGCGCAAACGCGCGCGCATCAGACCGTGCGCGGCGCGTTCGCCAACCCGAAGGTGTGGCTGCTCGGCCTGCTGTACTTCTGCATTGCGATGGGCAACTACGGCCTCGTGTTCTGGCTGCCGACGATGATCCGCGCAAGCGGCGTGGTGAGCGTCGCGAATATCGGGCTGCTGTCGGCGGTGCCGTCGCTGATCAGCGCAGTGGCGATGATCCTGATCGCCCGTCACGCCGACAAGCACGACGAGCGGCGCGTTCACGTCGCCGCATGCGCACTGCTCGGGGCGGCCGGCATGGTGGTGTCGGTGCTGCTTGGCACGCACGTGTGGCTCTCGATGGCTGCGCTCGTGGTTGCCGCCATCGGCATCAATTCCATTGCGCCGGTGTTCTGGGGCATCCCGACTGCGCTGATGGGCGGTGTAGGCGCAGCGGCCGCCATTGCCGTGATCAATTGCACGGGCAATCTGGCGGGCTTCGTGAGCCCGTATGTGATCGGTTTTCTGAAAGACGCGACCGGGCAATTGCTGCCCGGCATGATCGTGCTCGCGTGCGCACTGGTGCTGGCGGCGGTGATCGTGCTGGCAATGCCGGTCAAGCGCAAGACAGTATGA
- a CDS encoding LysR family transcriptional regulator, producing the protein MATAENDAIDRFFRSGLKLPHLRILVSLADLGQVTRVAAAFHVTQPAISKQIGEIEEALGVPVARRVGNAVELTGIGRIMAARGREILRHIELARRDVSALTTGTAGHVRLGAVATIPQPIIAHAVELFMRRAPSATFSFVETTLDKLVKMLDEGDLDLALGRNRVADAQGQLSQETLLREPFVFVVGASHPLGKVDLQVNWNDLRSARWITPLRGSPAFATMAETLAGQGISLDQGAIESSSLTLNLSLLIRGEFVSILPLSVARHHVSRGRMRVLPLAPLEPLGEVVLVWRADPSAPAADLFSECLRESSSELLEGEVE; encoded by the coding sequence ATGGCAACCGCTGAAAATGACGCCATCGACCGCTTCTTTCGCAGCGGTCTGAAACTGCCGCATCTGCGCATCCTGGTCAGCCTCGCCGATCTGGGTCAGGTCACGCGCGTCGCGGCCGCGTTTCACGTCACGCAACCGGCCATTTCCAAACAGATCGGCGAAATCGAAGAGGCGCTCGGCGTGCCGGTCGCGCGGCGAGTCGGCAATGCGGTGGAGCTGACGGGCATCGGCAGGATCATGGCCGCGCGCGGGCGCGAGATATTGCGGCATATCGAACTGGCCCGCCGCGACGTGAGCGCGTTGACGACGGGCACCGCCGGTCACGTTCGCCTTGGCGCAGTAGCGACAATCCCGCAGCCGATCATCGCGCACGCCGTGGAGCTATTCATGCGACGCGCGCCGTCCGCCACGTTTTCGTTCGTGGAGACGACGCTCGACAAGCTCGTCAAAATGCTCGACGAAGGCGACCTGGATCTCGCGTTGGGCCGTAATCGTGTTGCCGACGCCCAAGGCCAGTTGAGCCAGGAAACGCTGCTTCGCGAGCCGTTCGTCTTCGTGGTGGGCGCGAGTCATCCGCTTGGCAAGGTGGATCTGCAGGTGAACTGGAACGATCTGCGTTCGGCGCGCTGGATTACGCCGCTGCGCGGCTCGCCCGCCTTTGCGACCATGGCGGAGACCCTCGCCGGCCAAGGCATCTCGCTCGATCAGGGCGCAATCGAATCGAGTTCGCTGACATTGAATCTGTCGTTGCTGATTCGCGGCGAGTTCGTGTCGATCCTGCCGCTTTCGGTAGCGCGTCATCACGTGAGCCGTGGCCGCATGCGGGTGTTGCCGCTCGCGCCGCTCGAACCGCTCGGCGAGGTCGTGCTGGTATGGCGCGCAGACCCGTCCGCGCCGGCGGCGGATCTGTTTAGCGAATGCCTGCGCGAATCGTCGTCGGAATTACTGGAGGGTGAGGTGGAGTAA
- a CDS encoding response regulator produces MSKILVVDDSSTVRDEVAGFLKKNGLDVDTAVDGKDGLAKLKASPGIRLVISDVNMPNMDGLTMVEKIRGELVNKTVNVIMLTTESSPAMKERGKAAGVKGWIVKPFRGDAVLETFRKLAS; encoded by the coding sequence ATGTCGAAAATTCTGGTGGTGGATGACTCAAGCACGGTGCGTGACGAAGTGGCCGGCTTTCTGAAGAAAAATGGACTGGACGTCGACACCGCAGTAGACGGCAAGGACGGTCTAGCGAAGCTCAAGGCAAGCCCCGGCATCAGGCTGGTCATCAGCGACGTCAACATGCCGAACATGGACGGCCTTACGATGGTCGAGAAAATTCGCGGTGAACTCGTGAACAAGACAGTGAACGTGATCATGCTCACCACCGAAAGCAGTCCCGCGATGAAGGAGCGCGGCAAGGCCGCCGGCGTGAAGGGCTGGATCGTGAAGCCGTTCAGGGGCGACGCCGTGCTCGAGACGTTCCGCAAGCTGGCGAGCTGA
- a CDS encoding methyl-accepting chemotaxis protein: MIQQYLLAAAAGSAVTALIAFVLHRLHVTTSTARLRAGLQAQLDALIARQADYDEALRTRDEAASAFQSLTTQLRDELAQCAQDADALRASLRAVTQDKDQWAQQARHLAGEATRLKGLGATFERWHEQMISLMTQNHDMHAKNQELSSIVRHVVIVSLNASIEAARAGPAGRGFAVVAGEVRALAARSEELSRSYRDSLHRNDLTTTSTFQDIQAGGKMIAASLASVESLANQFHAKLIEEPV, translated from the coding sequence GTGATTCAACAGTACTTATTGGCAGCGGCGGCGGGCAGCGCGGTGACAGCACTCATCGCATTCGTACTGCACAGGCTGCATGTGACGACATCCACGGCACGGTTGCGCGCCGGGCTGCAGGCGCAGCTCGACGCGCTCATCGCCAGGCAGGCGGACTACGACGAGGCCCTTCGCACACGCGACGAGGCCGCGAGCGCATTTCAGTCATTGACCACGCAACTTCGCGATGAGTTGGCGCAGTGCGCTCAAGACGCCGACGCACTGCGCGCATCGTTAAGAGCCGTCACGCAAGACAAGGACCAGTGGGCGCAGCAGGCGCGGCATCTCGCTGGCGAGGCCACGCGTCTGAAAGGGCTTGGCGCGACGTTCGAGCGCTGGCATGAGCAGATGATTTCGCTGATGACGCAAAACCATGACATGCACGCGAAGAATCAGGAGCTGTCGTCGATCGTGCGTCACGTCGTCATCGTTTCGCTGAATGCGTCGATTGAAGCGGCGCGCGCGGGACCGGCGGGCCGTGGCTTTGCCGTGGTCGCGGGCGAAGTGCGCGCGCTCGCTGCGCGGTCGGAAGAATTGTCCAGGAGCTATCGCGACAGTCTGCATCGCAATGACCTGACCACGACCTCGACGTTTCAGGACATTCAGGCAGGCGGCAAGATGATTGCGGCGTCGCTTGCGAGCGTCGAGTCGCTGGCCAACCAGTTTCATGCGAAGCTGATCGAGGAGCCAGTGTGA
- a CDS encoding ATP-binding protein, which translates to MTIRHRITFLVVLMFVALSAIGGFAVYQTRGSATEVRKVTEGVVPSALASADLVSQVKDVQLATMTLVYAPDANMVAQAQDELKKKKAALQNALAVQAKDAASTAQKGLVSQAGDSLENYFSAIAETEKLKADGKNELAQAYLFANVAQYRDELEGIVDTLRVEKNRQKDDAITALNATLATTTTALAVVTGMAIVLLTSIGSMLYRQITRPLSRMQAMMSEIASSQDFGRRVPVGRLDEIGHSIVAFNGMIEKIQQSSAQLKQKTADIQAMLQNMQQGILTLVDGAVIHSEYSAYLEDIFETTHIAGRGLMDLVFADTDLGADALSQVDAAAQACLGEDCINFAFNQHLLVGEISKRMPDGRVKILDLSWSAITDEDDVIVRLMLCVRDVTELRKLAAEAGEQRRRLDMIGEILAVSEEKFHHFIESSAGFVSENEKIIRQHSAPDHAAIAELFRNMHTIKGNARTYNLQHLTHVVHETEQSYHELRQPDAKRSWDQDHLMHELTRVREAIESYARISEQSLGRKGRGRADDAGNSSRYLMVEREQIQRIASLLDRTDSSELHALQTMRDNVRRTLRALDSVSMREALAGVLGSLPSLAGELGKPAPHVQIDDNGYRVRGQAAGTLNNVFMHLLRNSMDHGIESAETRRAQGKAEAGTIAIEVGVESGALQITLSDDGRGLALEKIRGIALERGLIDRDAKLNDKAIAELIFRPGFSTARSVTEMSGRGVGMDAVRDFLRRENGRIELRFTDQHEGAASRPFQTIIFLPDSVAIDTLGDETHGGSDVSDVADSLQLDAVAD; encoded by the coding sequence ATGACGATTCGTCATCGCATTACGTTTTTGGTTGTTCTGATGTTCGTCGCGTTGTCGGCGATTGGCGGCTTCGCTGTTTATCAAACGCGCGGCAGCGCCACTGAAGTGCGCAAGGTAACCGAGGGTGTCGTGCCGAGCGCGCTTGCCTCCGCCGATCTCGTGTCGCAGGTCAAGGACGTGCAGCTTGCCACGATGACGCTGGTCTACGCGCCGGACGCCAACATGGTCGCGCAGGCACAGGACGAGCTCAAAAAGAAAAAAGCCGCTCTGCAAAATGCACTGGCGGTGCAAGCCAAAGATGCCGCGAGCACCGCCCAGAAGGGCCTCGTTTCGCAAGCCGGTGACAGCCTCGAAAACTATTTCTCCGCGATTGCCGAGACAGAAAAATTGAAGGCCGACGGCAAGAACGAACTGGCGCAAGCCTATCTGTTCGCGAACGTCGCTCAGTATCGCGATGAACTGGAAGGCATTGTCGACACGTTGCGTGTCGAAAAGAACCGCCAGAAAGACGACGCGATCACCGCGCTGAACGCCACGCTTGCGACCACCACAACGGCACTGGCCGTTGTCACCGGTATGGCGATCGTTCTGCTGACCTCGATCGGCTCGATGCTCTACCGTCAGATCACCCGCCCGTTGAGCCGCATGCAGGCCATGATGAGCGAGATCGCATCGAGCCAGGACTTCGGGCGCCGTGTGCCGGTCGGGCGGCTCGACGAGATAGGCCATTCAATCGTTGCGTTTAACGGCATGATCGAGAAGATCCAGCAAAGCTCCGCGCAACTCAAGCAGAAGACGGCCGACATCCAGGCCATGCTGCAGAACATGCAGCAGGGTATCTTGACCTTGGTCGATGGCGCCGTGATTCACTCGGAGTACTCGGCCTATCTGGAAGACATCTTCGAGACCACGCATATTGCCGGGCGCGGACTGATGGATCTCGTCTTCGCCGACACCGACCTCGGCGCGGACGCGCTGTCGCAGGTGGATGCAGCTGCCCAGGCCTGTCTGGGTGAGGACTGTATCAACTTCGCGTTCAATCAGCACCTGCTGGTCGGCGAAATCTCAAAGCGCATGCCGGACGGCCGCGTGAAGATTCTTGACCTGAGCTGGTCGGCGATTACAGATGAGGACGACGTGATCGTCCGCCTGATGCTCTGCGTTCGCGACGTGACCGAGTTGCGCAAACTGGCCGCCGAAGCCGGTGAGCAGCGCCGGCGCCTTGACATGATTGGCGAAATTCTCGCGGTCAGCGAAGAGAAGTTCCACCATTTTATTGAAAGCTCGGCCGGTTTCGTCAGTGAGAACGAGAAGATCATCCGGCAGCATTCGGCGCCGGATCACGCCGCGATCGCCGAACTGTTCCGCAATATGCACACCATCAAGGGCAACGCGCGCACGTATAACCTCCAGCATCTGACGCACGTCGTGCACGAAACGGAGCAGAGCTACCACGAACTGCGTCAGCCCGACGCAAAGCGCTCATGGGATCAGGATCATCTGATGCATGAGCTCACGCGCGTGCGCGAGGCAATCGAAAGTTATGCGCGAATCAGCGAACAGAGCCTCGGGCGCAAAGGCAGGGGCCGCGCAGACGATGCGGGCAATTCGAGCCGCTACCTGATGGTCGAACGAGAACAGATCCAGCGCATTGCTAGCCTGCTCGACAGGACGGACAGCAGCGAGCTGCACGCACTGCAAACCATGCGCGATAACGTGCGACGAACCTTGCGCGCGCTCGACAGTGTAAGCATGCGCGAAGCGCTCGCTGGCGTGCTCGGCTCGCTGCCTTCGCTCGCTGGCGAGCTCGGCAAACCGGCGCCGCACGTACAGATCGACGACAACGGCTACCGCGTGCGCGGGCAGGCGGCCGGCACGTTGAACAACGTGTTCATGCATCTGTTGCGCAATTCGATGGACCACGGCATCGAATCCGCCGAAACGCGTCGCGCGCAAGGCAAAGCGGAGGCAGGCACGATCGCGATCGAAGTCGGCGTGGAAAGCGGCGCGCTACAGATCACCCTCAGCGACGACGGCCGCGGTCTCGCACTCGAAAAGATTCGAGGCATCGCGCTCGAGCGCGGCCTGATCGACCGCGACGCGAAGCTTAACGACAAGGCAATCGCCGAGTTGATTTTCCGTCCAGGCTTCTCGACCGCTCGGAGCGTCACTGAAATGTCGGGACGCGGCGTCGGCATGGATGCGGTACGTGATTTTCTGCGGCGCGAGAACGGCCGTATTGAACTGCGCTTCACGGATCAGCACGAGGGCGCGGCGTCCCGTCCGTTTCAGACAATCATTTTTCTGCCGGACAGCGTCGCGATCGACACGCTCGGCGACGAGACGCATGGCGGCTCCGACGTGTCCGATGTAGCGGACTCGCTGCAACTCGACGCAGTGGCGGATTGA
- a CDS encoding inorganic phosphate transporter, whose product MLVHFTPSSAIVIAMLVVCFVMVLAFEATNGFHDSSNAVATVIYTQSLKPVQAVVWSGLMNFVGVLVGGIAVAYALVQILPPDVLTPPDGSPAVPMLVSIFLSALLWNVLTWAFGIPNSSSHCIIGALIGVASADALLKSRDLGQGVDWQQIIKVLEALAVSPVLGFVLAGGLYGLMRLIVRRGHLFEPPKEGEPPVWWLRGLLILTCTSVSFSHGTNDGQKSIGLIMLTIIGLLPATYALNPEATGQLTQLSQRASAAVPLVQKYGDDVKDHALKAAAALQNAQPELQKQASELNAGSRPVDGERATRSQLRGDIYEVVSQLKHVSEAKSASVQERKQAADLMKQMSEPVEYAPFWVRMLSALCLGLGTMVGYKRVVRTLGERLGKQHMTPGQGVSAELVGSILIGTAGFTGLPVSTTHIVTSGIAGTMAAGGQGVQAGMLVRIALTWLVTLPVTMAMSAGLFYVLANPRF is encoded by the coding sequence ATGCTCGTTCATTTCACGCCGTCGTCGGCTATCGTCATCGCCATGCTGGTGGTGTGTTTCGTGATGGTGCTGGCGTTCGAGGCAACCAACGGTTTCCACGATTCGTCTAACGCTGTCGCGACCGTTATCTATACGCAGTCGCTCAAGCCGGTTCAGGCCGTGGTGTGGTCCGGGCTGATGAACTTCGTCGGCGTATTGGTCGGCGGAATCGCCGTGGCGTACGCGCTGGTACAGATTCTTCCGCCCGACGTCCTCACGCCGCCCGACGGCTCGCCAGCCGTGCCGATGCTGGTGTCGATCTTCCTCTCCGCGTTGCTATGGAACGTCCTGACCTGGGCGTTCGGGATTCCGAACAGCAGTTCGCATTGCATTATCGGCGCGCTGATCGGCGTCGCTTCCGCGGACGCGCTGTTGAAGTCGCGCGATCTGGGTCAAGGGGTGGACTGGCAACAGATCATCAAGGTGCTCGAAGCGCTCGCCGTCTCGCCGGTTCTGGGTTTCGTGCTGGCGGGCGGTCTTTATGGCCTGATGCGTCTGATCGTGCGGCGCGGCCATCTGTTCGAACCACCCAAGGAAGGCGAGCCGCCCGTGTGGTGGCTGCGCGGGCTGCTTATCCTCACGTGCACGTCGGTCAGTTTCTCGCATGGTACGAACGATGGCCAGAAGAGTATCGGCCTCATCATGCTCACGATAATCGGCCTGTTACCCGCTACGTATGCGCTCAATCCTGAGGCCACAGGGCAGCTCACGCAACTGAGCCAGCGCGCGTCAGCCGCCGTGCCGCTCGTGCAGAAATACGGTGACGACGTGAAGGATCACGCACTGAAAGCCGCGGCCGCGCTGCAGAATGCACAGCCGGAATTGCAGAAGCAGGCGTCCGAACTGAATGCCGGGTCCCGACCGGTGGATGGCGAACGCGCTACGCGGTCGCAATTGCGCGGTGATATCTACGAAGTGGTGTCGCAGTTAAAGCATGTCAGCGAAGCAAAAAGCGCCAGCGTGCAGGAGAGGAAGCAGGCCGCCGATCTGATGAAGCAGATGAGCGAGCCCGTGGAGTACGCGCCGTTCTGGGTACGCATGCTGAGCGCGCTGTGCCTCGGCCTCGGAACGATGGTCGGCTATAAACGCGTCGTGCGCACGCTCGGCGAGCGGCTGGGCAAGCAGCACATGACGCCGGGGCAAGGGGTCAGCGCGGAACTGGTCGGATCCATTCTCATTGGAACAGCCGGCTTCACAGGACTGCCGGTCAGCACGACACACATCGTCACTTCGGGCATTGCCGGAACAATGGCTGCCGGCGGCCAGGGGGTGCAAGCCGGCATGCTGGTGCGGATCGCATTGACATGGCTAGTGACGTTGCCGGTGACGATGGCGATGTCAGCCGGACTGTTCTACGTGCTTGCCAATCCGCGCTTTTGA